In the genome of Rhizobium sp. NZLR1, the window CAAACTTTCCATCGTCAACCGGCTGAAACCGCCGAGCGGCACCTTTTTCTTCGGCACCGACGAGTTCGGCCGCGACGTCTTCTCGCGCACGATCTTTGCCGGCCGCCTGTCGCTGCTCGTCGGGGTGGCGGTCGTCAGCCTGTCAGCCGTGATCGGCGTGACACTCGGCCTGCTTGCCGGTTTTTTCCAGAAGCTCGATACGCCGATCGCCCGGCTGATCGACGCGATGATGGCCTTTCCCGATATTCTGCTGGCGATCGCGCTTGTCGCCGCCCTCGGTCCCTCCTTGACCACGGTTATCATCGCGCTGTCGATCGTTTATGCGCCCCGCCTTGCCCGCATCGTCCGTGCGTCGACGCTGGTCATTCGCGAGCTGCCCTATGTCGAGGCGGCAAGGGCGCTCGGCATTTCGACCTTCCACATCATGACCCGGCATGTGCTGCGCAATCTGCTCTCGCCGATCCTGGTGCAGGCCACCTTCCTCTTTGCCAGCGCCATGCTCGCCGAAGCCGGGCTCTCCTTCCTCGGCCTCGGTGTCAGCCCCGAAATCCCGACCTGGGGAACGATGATCGCCGCCGGCCGCCAATATATCGGCCAGGCCGACTGGATGACGCTGTTTCCGGGTGTCGCCATCATCCTCTCGGTACTGTCGCTGCAGATGGTCGGCGACGGCCTCAGGGACATGCTCGATCCAAGACTTCGCAAGGACCTTTAATCCGCCGACCAGACGTCGGCCCAATCCAAATTTGCATGACAGGAGTTTGCGTGAATCAGTTTCCCACCGCCGCCGGCAAGGTCGAGAACTCGCCTTACCAACGGTTAGCCGCCCTCGGCATCAAGCTTCCGCCGCCGCCGCCGCCGATCGCCAATTTCGTGACGCATGTGGTGGAGGGCAATATGCTCTACCTCTCCGGCCAGGGGCCGCGCGAGGCCGATGGCTTCCTGCATGCCGGCAAGGTCGGCGCCGGCGTCAGTGTCGAGGAGGCCTATCGGCATGCACGGCTGACCGGCATCAATCTGCTCGCTGTCATGCATGATGCGCTCGGCGATCTCTCCCGCGTCAAGCGGGTGGTCAAGCTGCTCGGCATGGTCAATGCCGTGCCTGAGTTCGAGGATCATCCGAGCGTCATCAACGGCTGCTCGGATCTGCTGATCGCGGTCTTCGGCGCGGCCGGCGAACATGCCCGCTCAGCCGTCGGCTTCGGCTCGCTGCCGGGCAACATCACCGTCGAGATCGAGGCGATCGTTGCCTTGAATGGCTGACGAGAGCTTTCATATTTGGAGAAGGGTCCACCCAGGGCCCGTTCCTCGACCCAGACTTCTGGAGACCTTCATGCCCAATGATATCAGACCTTCGCTCGGCCTTCGACCCGTCATCAACGTATCCGGCACGATGACCAGCCTCGGCGCGTCGATCGTCGTGCCGGAGGCGATCGAGGCGATGGCATCGATCCTGCCGCATTTCGTCGAGATCAACGACCTGCAGCGCAAGGCAAGCGCCATTATTGCCCGGCTGACCGGCGGTGAGGCGGGCTTCGTCACCGCCTCCTGCTCGGCCGGCATTTCGCTGGCGGTCGCCGGCGCCATCACCGCCGACAATCTGCTGGCGATCGAAAAGCTGCCGGATGCCGTGCCCGAGAAGAACGAAGTGCTGGTGCAGATGGGCCATGTGGTGAGCTACGGCGCGCCGGTCGACCAGGCAATCCGGCTTGCCGGCGGCAAGGCCGTGCTGATCGGCCAGGCGACCTCGACGCATCGCTTCCACATGGAAAAGGCGATCACCGACAAAACAGCCGCCGCCGTCTATGTCGTCTCCCACCATGTCGTCGATTACGGCCTGTTGAACCTCAAGGAATTCGTCGAGGTCGCCCATGCCAAGGGCGTGCCTGTGATCGTCGATGCCGCCTCGGAATACGATCTCCGGATTTTCCTGGAGCAGGGGGCCGATATCGCCCTCTATTCCGGCCACAAGTTCCTCGGCGGCCCGACCTCCGGCATCGTTGCCGGCCGGAAGGAACTGGTGCGCCATGCCTTCCTGCAGAACATGGGCATCGGCCGCGGCATGAAGGTCGGCAAGGAAAGCATCTTCGGCGTCATGGCAGCGCTGGAAGCCTGGGAAAACCGTGACCATGCCGGCATCCGCGAACGCGAGACCGGTTATCTCAACCTGTGGAAGCGCACACTCGATGGCCGCCCCGGCCTGACCTCGCTGATCGAGCCTGACCCGACCAACAATCCGCTCGAGCGGCTGCGCCTGATCGTCGATCCCGAAGAGGCCCATATCACCGCCTGGGACTTGGCCGATGCGCTGGCGAGGGGCAACCCGCCGATCATCGTGCGCGACCATGAGGTGGAGCACCGTTATTTCTATCTCGACCCGTGCAACCTGCATCCGGGCCAGGACGTCATCGTCGCAAACCGCCTGGCCGAGGAACTCGACAAGGCGCGCGCTTCCAACGAAATCATCGCGACGCCGATCGAAAACCGCAGCCGGCACCGCTTCGATGCCGCGCTGCGCTGGCCGGATTAAGCCGCAAGGGGAGCGATATGGCTGAGGTTCAAGCGCAACCGATCGAGACGAGCGCACCCGTTCTTTCCGTCGACAGGCTAACCACCTCCTTTCTGGTGGATGGCGCCTGGAAGCCGGTGGTGCGCGATGTCTCGTTCACCGTCGCACCCGGCGAGACGGTGGCGATCGTCGGCGAATCCGGCTCGGGCAAGAGCGTCACCTCGCTCTCCATCATGCGGCTGCTGCAGGCGGATACGAGCCGCGTCGACGGCCGCGTGCTGCTCGGCGGCCGCGACCTGCTGGCCTTGCCGGAACATGCCATGCGGCAGGTGCGCGGCAACGAGGTGGCGATGATCTTCCAGGAGCCGATGACATCGCTCAATCCGCTCTTCACCATCGGCGACCAGATCTCCGAGGCGCTGCTTTGCCATTCCGATATGAGCCGAGCCGATGCCAAAGCCGAGACGATTAGGCTGCTGGAAAAAGTCCGCATCCCCTCTGCCGCCTCGCGTTTCGGCGAATATCCGCATCGTTTTTCCGGCGGCATGCGCCAGCGGGTCATGATCGCCATGGCCCTTGCCAGCCGGCCGAAACTGCTGATCGCCGACGAGCCGACGACGGCGCTCGACGTGACGATCCAGGGCCAGATCCTCGATCTCATCAAGATGCTGCAGGAGGAGGAGGGGACCTCGGTTCTGTTCATCACCCATGACATGGGCGTCGTCGCCGAGATCGCCGACCGGACGGTGGTGATGTATCGCGGCGAACAGGTGGAAAGCGGGCTCACCGCCGATATTTTCCACCGCGGCAGACATCCCTATACCAGGGCGCTGCTATCGGCCGTGCCGGTGCTCGGCTCAATGCAGGGCCGCCAGCGGCCTCTGCGTTTCCCCGTGGTCAATACGGCGACGGGGGAATCCGACATTCCGGCCGAAGCCGCCGATACGGTCGCGATGGCGCCGGTCCTTGAGGTGAAGAACCTCACCAAGCGTTTCGACATTCACTCCGGCCTGTTCGGCCGGCTGACCAGCCGCGTGCACGCGGTCGAGAACGTCTCCTTCGATCTCCATGCCGGGGAGACGCTGTCGCTCGTCGGCGAGTCCGGCTGCGGTAAATCGACGACGGGGCGCGCCATCTTGCGGCTCATCGAGCCGCAAGCCGGTTCCGTTCTCGTCGAGGGCAGGGAGGTGCTCGGCCTCGACAGGAGGGAGCTGCGCGAGATGCGAAAATCCGTGCAGATGATCTTCCAGGATCCCTTTGCCAGCCTCAATCCGCGCATGACGGTGGGTGCGGCGATCGCCGAACCCTATCTCGAACACAGGATGGGCAATGCAAAGCAGGCAAGGGACGTGGTCGCCGACCTGTTGGTGAAGGTCGGCCTGTCTGCGGATATGGCGGCGCGGTATCCGCATGAATTTTCCGGCGG includes:
- a CDS encoding ABC transporter permease — its product is MADIAIKPAESEGSKFVRRLLKRKTVAFGLLILTIFVLLAVFAPVVAPYSPSKLSIVNRLKPPSGTFFFGTDEFGRDVFSRTIFAGRLSLLVGVAVVSLSAVIGVTLGLLAGFFQKLDTPIARLIDAMMAFPDILLAIALVAALGPSLTTVIIALSIVYAPRLARIVRASTLVIRELPYVEAARALGISTFHIMTRHVLRNLLSPILVQATFLFASAMLAEAGLSFLGLGVSPEIPTWGTMIAAGRQYIGQADWMTLFPGVAIILSVLSLQMVGDGLRDMLDPRLRKDL
- a CDS encoding RidA family protein: MTGVCVNQFPTAAGKVENSPYQRLAALGIKLPPPPPPIANFVTHVVEGNMLYLSGQGPREADGFLHAGKVGAGVSVEEAYRHARLTGINLLAVMHDALGDLSRVKRVVKLLGMVNAVPEFEDHPSVINGCSDLLIAVFGAAGEHARSAVGFGSLPGNITVEIEAIVALNG
- a CDS encoding aminotransferase class V-fold PLP-dependent enzyme, yielding MPNDIRPSLGLRPVINVSGTMTSLGASIVVPEAIEAMASILPHFVEINDLQRKASAIIARLTGGEAGFVTASCSAGISLAVAGAITADNLLAIEKLPDAVPEKNEVLVQMGHVVSYGAPVDQAIRLAGGKAVLIGQATSTHRFHMEKAITDKTAAAVYVVSHHVVDYGLLNLKEFVEVAHAKGVPVIVDAASEYDLRIFLEQGADIALYSGHKFLGGPTSGIVAGRKELVRHAFLQNMGIGRGMKVGKESIFGVMAALEAWENRDHAGIRERETGYLNLWKRTLDGRPGLTSLIEPDPTNNPLERLRLIVDPEEAHITAWDLADALARGNPPIIVRDHEVEHRYFYLDPCNLHPGQDVIVANRLAEELDKARASNEIIATPIENRSRHRFDAALRWPD
- a CDS encoding ABC transporter ATP-binding protein → MAEVQAQPIETSAPVLSVDRLTTSFLVDGAWKPVVRDVSFTVAPGETVAIVGESGSGKSVTSLSIMRLLQADTSRVDGRVLLGGRDLLALPEHAMRQVRGNEVAMIFQEPMTSLNPLFTIGDQISEALLCHSDMSRADAKAETIRLLEKVRIPSAASRFGEYPHRFSGGMRQRVMIAMALASRPKLLIADEPTTALDVTIQGQILDLIKMLQEEEGTSVLFITHDMGVVAEIADRTVVMYRGEQVESGLTADIFHRGRHPYTRALLSAVPVLGSMQGRQRPLRFPVVNTATGESDIPAEAADTVAMAPVLEVKNLTKRFDIHSGLFGRLTSRVHAVENVSFDLHAGETLSLVGESGCGKSTTGRAILRLIEPQAGSVLVEGREVLGLDRRELREMRKSVQMIFQDPFASLNPRMTVGAAIAEPYLEHRMGNAKQARDVVADLLVKVGLSADMAARYPHEFSGGQRQRICIARALALQPKVIVADESVSALDVSIKAQVINLMLDLQQSLNLAFLFISHDMAVVERVSHRVAVMYLGEIVEIGPRAAVFENPQHPYTRKLIAAVPVPDPDRRHEKRMVANDEIKSPMRSVDYQPPATFYREVGPGHLVMADR